ACCGGCCGCTCCGGGTACGCGGGCGTGGGGCGGGTGGTGAGGCCGCGGGTTTCGAGTTCGCGGGTGAGCTTGGACAGCGACCAGTTGCCGGAGGCGTAGGCGGTGAACGCGAACCGCACATGCTCGGCCCGTTCGGGGTCGGTCTCGACGTCGCGCACCTCGCGGCCCTTCGCGTCGACGGTGCGGATGTTCAGGTAGCCCAGCGGTGCCCGGTTCGGGGTGCCGCCCATCGACGCCTTCTGCACGAGCCCCTTGGTGACCTCCTGGGCGAGGTTGAGGCTGTAGAACTCGGCGATCGAGGCCATGATGCCGTGCATGAGCATCCCCGAGGGGGTCTCATCGATGTTCTCGGTGACCGACACGAGCGTGACCCCCTTGCCGCGCAGGGTGGCGTGGATGATCGCGTCATCGAGCCTGTTCCGGGCGATCCGGTCGACCTTGTTGATGATGCAGTACCGCACGGAGTTGGCCGCGAGGTAATCCAGCATCTCTTGGAGTGCCTTGCGCTTGACGGTCTTGGCGGACTCGCCGGGCTCGATGAACTCGGCCACGATCACCGCACCGAGCTGGTCGGCCTTGCGTTCGGCGGCCTCACGCTGCGCCGGGATCGACAGGCCTTCTTCGAGCCCGTTGCGGGTGGCCTGGTCCTTGGTCGAGACCCGCAGGTAGGAGATCGCGGGAACCTTCCCGTCGGGAAGGGTGACGTCGGCGGCGGGATGGACGCCGTTCGCCAGAGAACGCAGGATCGACAGGTCGATCCCTGCGGGCAGATCAAGGAGTGTCATGGTCGTGACTCGCTTTCAGACGCTCACCCGCCCCAGGAAGGGTCGGGCGTGGGCGCCGTCTGGCTGTCACGACAGTGGTTGGGAGTGGCCTACCGAACCGCGACGGGTTCGGGCAGTGGGCTTGAAGAGCCGGTAGCGCCCATGTTGGTGGACGTACACCACGATTCTACCGTTCGGTGCTCAGGAGCTGCCGAAGGTAGGAGCCGGCCTGTCCAGCTTGGGTGCCGGTGCCGGCCTCGCGGAGCGCGACGCGCAGGAGGACTTCGGCGACCTTCTCCGCGTCGATCTGCTCACGCCGGGTGAACACGATGCGCACGTTCCGATCCGAGGTGGCGCGCTGGGTCTTGCGCTGATAGTTCCGCACCATCAGTCGTCCTCGTCGTCGGGTTCTCGTCTCTGATCGAGGCGGGCGAAGAACTCATCTTCCGCGGCCTGCCGCTTGGCGACTTCCTCGATCACGAACTGCACGAAGTCGTCGCGCCGGTGCTCGATCGGGGTGTCCTCGACCGGCGCCGCGGGCGGTTCGCCGGGCCAGGTCGTCTGCCGGGAGGGGCGGTCGCGATCCAGCCTGGTGCCGGAGGCGGCCACCCAGTCGCGCAGCCGCTGCCGGGCGGCGGCGAAGTCGCGGTGCCAGCCGAGCGGGGCGCTGCCGTTCTGCTCCGGCTCGAACGCGCTGAGCCAGTGCAGATGCAACGCGGAAAGCTCCCACTGGAGCTCCGGGTGCCGATGCCAGTACGGGGGGATCACTGACGCGGGCAGCGCATAGGTCTTGCGCAGCCACTCGACCCACCGGTTGAGGGCGAGCCATTCCTGCTCCAGCTCGTGCGCGGTCAGCAGGTTCCAGTTCACCGGGCCGACAGGCCCCGGCGTCTGCGATCCCGGCCCGGCCGGGTCGTCGTAGTCGTCGTCCTCCCACTCCTCGGACGGAATCGTGGGGTCCAGGTCGTCGCTCATGGCGGGCCTCACATCGCTCGGGCGGGCTGCTCGGCCTCGACCTGGTCGGCCTGGACCGGCTCGAACGCGGAGCTGCGGCTCTGCTCTCGGCTGGGCTGCTCACGATCCGGGGTCTCTCGGCCCTGCTGCTGCATGTCCACGAGGCGGCGCGGCGTGCCGACCTGGTAGTTCATGCGCGCCAGGTCGTGCCCGAAGCGGTTCGCGATGAACCGCTTCCGCGATGCTCCGGTGTCGGGGTGCGGCTTGTCTTCCATCCGACCGAACGCCAGGAACACGTCGCGCTTCTGCAAGTGGGTGTCGCCGTGCACGGCGGCGCCCTCGAACGCGACGATGGTGTGGAACGTGGTCGGCAGTTGGGTGCGCGATCCGTCCGGGTGGTAGTCGTAGTGAATCTGGCCGGCCCGGAAGAACAGGTACGGCTTCCCGTTCTCGTCGGAGAACTTCGGTTTGCTGGCGACGAACCCGTAGAAGCCCGCTTCCAGCTCAGGGTCGACATCGGGCTCCCGAGGCGCCTGGGTGGTGGGGTCTTGCTCGCTCATGAGAATGCTCCCTGATGGTGTCGGTCGGCCACCCGTGCGGTGGCCGTTGCATCAGCGAGGTGTTCTCGCCGACTACCGATCACTCGGCCGACGCCGACTCTGCGGACTGCGCGGCGGGCGGTTCGCCGGCTTGCAGGAGCTGTTCGATCTCGGCACGGTCTGCGGCGAGCTGCTTCCCGTCGGGGCGGGCCGGCCACCCGGTGAGGTCGGTGATGATCGGCGGCGCCGATCGCAGCAGGGTGACGGCGGTGCCGAAC
The window above is part of the Saccharomonospora glauca K62 genome. Proteins encoded here:
- a CDS encoding single stranded DNA-binding domain-containing protein, encoding MSEQDPTTQAPREPDVDPELEAGFYGFVASKPKFSDENGKPYLFFRAGQIHYDYHPDGSRTQLPTTFHTIVAFEGAAVHGDTHLQKRDVFLAFGRMEDKPHPDTGASRKRFIANRFGHDLARMNYQVGTPRRLVDMQQQGRETPDREQPSREQSRSSAFEPVQADQVEAEQPARAM